From a single Oreochromis niloticus isolate F11D_XX linkage group LG4, O_niloticus_UMD_NMBU, whole genome shotgun sequence genomic region:
- the snrnp70 gene encoding U1 small nuclear ribonucleoprotein 70 kDa isoform X1, translating into MTQFLPPNLLALFAPRDPIPFLPQLVKLPHEKHHNQPYSGIAPFIRHFEDPRDAPPPTRAETREERLERKRREKIERRQAVVETELKLWDPHNDPNAQGDAFKTLFVARVNYDTTESKLRREFEVYGPIKRIYIVYNKKTGKPRGYAFIEYEHERDMHSAYKHADGKKIDGRRVLVDVERGRTVKGWRPRRLGGGLGGTRRGGADVNIKHSGRDDASRYDDRPLGGDRDRGDRRERSRERDRDKDRERRRSRSRERRRHTRSRERERERDRQIGAADDNSGSNRRRDRERERGAASGGDSRSRERSRDRKRRSRSRDRKRDRDRVKGPEGGEEIGQGEAAPEVGERMLEEHEGEASEGLEERRDRDRDRDRRRSHRDRDRRRGDRDRDREHKRERGERDRGDRREERHGSLRDDMGPQDDMVNEEDGGVPPQMEEYSQDGMMAGQQSAPSADGYVSSENGYKMEAAGDEY; encoded by the exons ATGACGCAGTTCCTACCACCCAACCTCCTGGCCCTCTTTGCTCCACGGGACCCAATACCTTTCTTACCTCAGCTGGTAAAGTTACCCCACGAAAAGCACCACAATCAGCCCTACAGTGGGATCGCCCCGTTCATCAGACATTTCGAG GACCCGAGAGATGCACCGCCTCCAACAAGAGCAGAGACCCGTGAAGAGCGGCTGGAGAGAAAA agaCGAGAGAAGATTGAGAGGAGGCAAGCAGTAGTAGAGACAGAGCTGAAGCTTT GGGACCCTCATAATGACCCCAACGCACAGGGCGATGCCTTCAAGACTCTGTTTGTGGCACGAGTG AATTATGACACCACCGAGTCCAAGCTTCGCCGAGAATTTGAAGTGTACGGCCCCATCAAACGG ATTTACATAGTCTACAACAAGAAGACGGGGAAGCCTCGGGGCTATGCATTCATTGAATATGAGCATGAGAGAGACATGCACT CCGCCTATAAGCATGCTGACGGGAAGAAGATTGATGGCAGAAGGGTCCTGGTGGATGTGGAAAGAGGACGTACTGTCAAAGGGTGGCGTCCTCGCAGGCTAG GAGGTGGACTGGGTGGCACCAGGCGAGGCGGTGCTGATGTCAACATCAAGCACTCTGGTCGAGATGACGCATCACGCTATGACGACCGTCCTCTTGGGGG TGACCGTGACCGTGGAGACCGGAGGGAACGCAGCCGTGAACGGGACAGGGACAAGGACAGAGAGCGTCGCCGGTCCCGATCTCGTGAACGCCGTCGCCACACCCGTTCCCGGGAGCGAGAAAGGGAAAGGGACCGACAGATCGGAGCAGCAGACGACAACAGTGGTAGTAACCGGCGTCGAGATCGCGAAAGGGAGCGTGGGGCGGCATCAGGAGGAGACAGCAGGAGCAGGGAGAGGAGTCGAGACCGGAAGAGAAGGAGCAGGAGCAGAGATCGGAAAAGAGACAGGGACAGGGTTAAGGGGCCAGAAGGAGGGGAGGAGATCGGCCAAGGAGAAGCTGCCCCCGAGGTCGGAGAGCGCATGCTGGAGGAACACGAGGGAGAAGCGAGTGAGGGCTTAGAGGAGCGtagagacagagacagggacAGGGACAGAAGGCGTAGCCACAGGGATAGGGACAGACGCAGGGGAGATCGGGACAGAGACAGGGAGCACAAAAGGGAGcgtggagagagagacaggggaGATCGGCGAGAGGAACGGCACGGCTCCCTACGAGATGACATGGGCCCTCAAGACGACATGGTAAACGAGGAGGATGGAGGAGTGCCGCCACAGATGGAGGAATACAGCCAGGATGGGATGATGGCGGGCCAGCAGTCTGCGCCGTCAGCTGATGGCTATGTTTCCAGTGAAAATGGCTACAAGATGGAGGCTGCAGGAGATGAGTACTGA
- the snrnp70 gene encoding U1 small nuclear ribonucleoprotein 70 kDa isoform X2, whose translation MTQFLPPNLLALFAPRDPIPFLPQLVKLPHEKHHNQPYSGIAPFIRHFEDPRDAPPPTRAETREERLERKRREKIERRQAVVETELKLWDPHNDPNAQGDAFKTLFVARVNYDTTESKLRREFEVYGPIKRIYIVYNKKTGKPRGYAFIEYEHERDMHSAYKHADGKKIDGRRVLVDVERGRTVKGWRPRRLGGGLGGTRRGGADVNIKHSGRDDASRYDDRPLGGDRGDRRERSRERDRDKDRERRRSRSRERRRHTRSRERERERDRQIGAADDNSGSNRRRDRERERGAASGGDSRSRERSRDRKRRSRSRDRKRDRDRVKGPEGGEEIGQGEAAPEVGERMLEEHEGEASEGLEERRDRDRDRDRRRSHRDRDRRRGDRDRDREHKRERGERDRGDRREERHGSLRDDMGPQDDMVNEEDGGVPPQMEEYSQDGMMAGQQSAPSADGYVSSENGYKMEAAGDEY comes from the exons ATGACGCAGTTCCTACCACCCAACCTCCTGGCCCTCTTTGCTCCACGGGACCCAATACCTTTCTTACCTCAGCTGGTAAAGTTACCCCACGAAAAGCACCACAATCAGCCCTACAGTGGGATCGCCCCGTTCATCAGACATTTCGAG GACCCGAGAGATGCACCGCCTCCAACAAGAGCAGAGACCCGTGAAGAGCGGCTGGAGAGAAAA agaCGAGAGAAGATTGAGAGGAGGCAAGCAGTAGTAGAGACAGAGCTGAAGCTTT GGGACCCTCATAATGACCCCAACGCACAGGGCGATGCCTTCAAGACTCTGTTTGTGGCACGAGTG AATTATGACACCACCGAGTCCAAGCTTCGCCGAGAATTTGAAGTGTACGGCCCCATCAAACGG ATTTACATAGTCTACAACAAGAAGACGGGGAAGCCTCGGGGCTATGCATTCATTGAATATGAGCATGAGAGAGACATGCACT CCGCCTATAAGCATGCTGACGGGAAGAAGATTGATGGCAGAAGGGTCCTGGTGGATGTGGAAAGAGGACGTACTGTCAAAGGGTGGCGTCCTCGCAGGCTAG GAGGTGGACTGGGTGGCACCAGGCGAGGCGGTGCTGATGTCAACATCAAGCACTCTGGTCGAGATGACGCATCACGCTATGACGACCGTCCTCTTGGGG GTGACCGTGGAGACCGGAGGGAACGCAGCCGTGAACGGGACAGGGACAAGGACAGAGAGCGTCGCCGGTCCCGATCTCGTGAACGCCGTCGCCACACCCGTTCCCGGGAGCGAGAAAGGGAAAGGGACCGACAGATCGGAGCAGCAGACGACAACAGTGGTAGTAACCGGCGTCGAGATCGCGAAAGGGAGCGTGGGGCGGCATCAGGAGGAGACAGCAGGAGCAGGGAGAGGAGTCGAGACCGGAAGAGAAGGAGCAGGAGCAGAGATCGGAAAAGAGACAGGGACAGGGTTAAGGGGCCAGAAGGAGGGGAGGAGATCGGCCAAGGAGAAGCTGCCCCCGAGGTCGGAGAGCGCATGCTGGAGGAACACGAGGGAGAAGCGAGTGAGGGCTTAGAGGAGCGtagagacagagacagggacAGGGACAGAAGGCGTAGCCACAGGGATAGGGACAGACGCAGGGGAGATCGGGACAGAGACAGGGAGCACAAAAGGGAGcgtggagagagagacaggggaGATCGGCGAGAGGAACGGCACGGCTCCCTACGAGATGACATGGGCCCTCAAGACGACATGGTAAACGAGGAGGATGGAGGAGTGCCGCCACAGATGGAGGAATACAGCCAGGATGGGATGATGGCGGGCCAGCAGTCTGCGCCGTCAGCTGATGGCTATGTTTCCAGTGAAAATGGCTACAAGATGGAGGCTGCAGGAGATGAGTACTGA